A window of the Hordeum vulgare subsp. vulgare chromosome 5H, MorexV3_pseudomolecules_assembly, whole genome shotgun sequence genome harbors these coding sequences:
- the LOC123397089 gene encoding ribosome production factor 2 homolog, which translates to MSKMGPIRVPKTMRAKRELLKHAPKLVENGKKMLILHGTKTSAVLNSVLADFFHLKRDHAVKFTKKNDSIRPFESGGETSLEFFSLKSDCSLLVYGSHSKKRPNNLVLGRTYDHHIYDLVEVGVENYKSIESYAYDKKLAPKLGTKPFFAFIGEHFESVEGLKHLKEMLLDHFKGEVVENLNLAGVDRIFVCTAISPTTVYMMHCALRLKRSGTSIPRMELVEVGPSMDLVLRRHRQAADSLQKEAMKAPGHAKKVKNVTDHPIEGKRGRIYIPDQEVSKLTVTSNIKGLKRERRDAKKNKEHSKKQKVGENPE; encoded by the exons ATGAGCAAGATGGGTCCGATCAGGGTTCCCAAGACCATGCGCGCCAAGCGCGAGCTCCTCAAGCACGCGCCCAAGCTC GTTGAGAATGGCAAGAAGATGCTTATTCTCCATGGTACAAAGACCAGCGCAGTTTTGAACTCTGTGCTGGCAGATTTTTTTCACCTGAAGCGTGATCATGCTGTCAAGTTCACCAAGAAGAACGACAGCATCAGGCCATTTGAGAGCGGGGGTGAAACTTCCCTGGAGTTCTTCTCCCTTAAATCTGACTGCAGCCTTTTAGTG TATGGTTCGCATTCAAAGAAGAGGCCCAACAATCTTGTTTTGGGAAGGACTTATGATCACCACATATATGACCTTGTTGAAGTAGGAGTTGAGAACTACAAATCCATAGAATCCTATGCATATGATAAGAAGTTGGCACCTAAACTTGGGACAAAGCCTTTCTTTGCTTTCATTGGGGAGCACTTTGAGAGTGTTGAAGGGCTGAAGCATTTGAAGGAAATGCTGCTTGATCATTTCAAAGGAGAG gtagtagagaatCTGAACCTTGCTGGTGTAGATAGGATATTCGTGTGCACAGCAATTTCTCCTACTACTGTCTACATGATGCACTGTGCTCTCCGTCTAAAAAGGTCAGGCACATCTATTCCCAGAATGGAGCTGGTTGAAGTTGGTCCTTCAATGGATCTGGTACTTAGGCGGCACCGACAAGCAGCTGATAGTCTGCAGAAAGAAGCTATGAAGGCTCCTGGTCATGCTAAGAAG GTGAAAAATGTCACGGATCATCCAATTGAAGGCAAGCGGGGCAGAATCTACATTCCAGACCAGGAG GTTTCAAAATTGACCGTAACAAGCAACATAAAGGGTCTGAAGCGGGAGCGCCGTGAtgccaagaaaaacaaggagcacTCGAAGAAGCAAAAGGTGGGCGAAAACCCTGAGTGA
- the LOC123397088 gene encoding GDSL esterase/lipase At1g28580-like, whose protein sequence is MKLILVFSILFLSCIHGASSDSRFFTAMYSLGDSYIDAGNFLIMAAAMVPAVPVWHDKLPYGMTFFGHPTGRLSDGRNTIDFIAQKFGLPLLGPSLLNNSDASKGVNFAVGGAPAIDIDYFERNNIVQFKLLNNSLSVQLGWFEELRPAICNKTETSGCRGCFSKALFFVGEFGVNDYNFLWFAGKAEDEVMSHVPTVVKNIAAAVEGLIKGGAVYVVVPGNPPLGCSPTMLTSRSGLNTTEYDDMGCLTDINRVARHHNSLLRSSIVSLRGRYRRATIIFADFYSPIIKILRNPSHFGVAEADALRACCGAGGPYNWNGSAICGMPGATACENPSAFVNWDGVHYTEATNGYIADWWLNGPFADPPIMSVVRY, encoded by the exons ATGAAGCTCATTCTTGTCTTCTCCATTCTTTTCCTCTCCTGTATCCATGGCGCGAGCTCCGACTCACGCTTCTTCACCGCCATGTATTCCCTTGGGGACTCCTACATCGACGCCGGCAACTTCCTGATCATGGCTGCCGCAATGGTTCCGGCTGTGCCTGTCTGGCATGACAAGCTTCCTTACGGGATGACCTTCTTTGGCCACCCCACGGGCCGCCTCAGCGACGGCAGAAATACCATCGATTTCATCG CCCAAAAGTTTGGTCTCCCCCTTCTTGGACCCTCCCTGCTGAATAACTCGGACGCCTCCAAAGGCGTAAATTTCGCTGTCGGCGGCGCGCCGGCGATCGACATCGACTACTTTGAGAGGAACAATATAGTTCAGTTTAAGCTTCTGAACAATTCTCTGAGTGTGCAGTTGGGTTGGTTCGAGGAACTTAGGCCGGCGATTTGCAACAAGACCGAGACCTCAG GGTGCAGAGGTTGCTTCAGTAAGGCTCTCTTCTTCGTCGGGGAGTTTGGAGTGAACGACTACAACTTCCTATGGTTTGCCGGCAAGGCTGAAGACGAAGTGATGTCGCATGTACCTACAGTTGTCAAAAACATCGCCGCGGCCGTGGAG GGGCTCATCAAAGGAGGCGCGGTTTACGTGGTGGTTCCGGGGAATCCACCGCTGGGGTGCTCACCCACCATGCTGACGAGCCGCTCCGGCCTCAACACGACGGAGTACGACGACATGGGCTGCCTTACCGACATCAACCGCGTGGCCAGGCACCACAACTCCCTGCTCCGTTCTTCAATCGTCTCTCTCAGGGGTAGGTACCGCCGTGCCACGATCATCTTCGCCGACTTCTACAGCCCCATCATCAAGATCCTCCGCAACCCCAGCCATTTCG GGGTGGCGGAGGCGGACGCTCTCCGGGCTTGCTGCGGAGCCGGCGGCCCGTACAACTGGAACGGCAGCGCCATCTGCGGCATGCCGGGGGCGACCGCGTGCGAGAACCCGTCGGCGTTCGTCAACTGGGATGGGGTTCACTACACCGAGGCCACCAACGGGTACATCGCCGATTGGTGGCTCAACGGCCCTTTCGCCGACCCGCCTATAATGAGCGTTGTTCGCTACTAG